One Cellulomonas taurus genomic region harbors:
- a CDS encoding phosphotransferase encodes MDTRYWAFLGESPFFDPPGPGTDDLCPAPADTPAGWTVDTSGPWVRYRSPRPLPGAGWKVHVSVVPDRARDVIPRVVAICVDLGLSVKTLRSTHLVQRMQSKYAPVAHCAKTVTVYPRDARDCELLIDALDAALRDEPRALVPGELPIAGLPVSVRYGAYVETWTTGADGRPTPGVRTGTGIQADRRGGAGSGSGSGSGCDAEPEVIARHRRRAEADAGAGLPLSAPVLVSRTGCGALYRAVWRDGSRVIVKEARHHSGYEPDGSTAVTRLRHEHRVLRRLAGSGVAPEVVEYLSQGGSDFLVMTDLGDRSLLQAISSDHPLGVPGADPAALHRYARWCDRVLARITGLVERMHRHGVVHRDLHPGNVVVGTDTVGLIDFESAAIDGTAVTHDVRNPVFAAGSDPQDLSPEVDRTAITRLALLARNPAAVLLSHRPDLASTLADEAALAPTAAPAPEPGPEAPDLDPLVDGIVASAAPGRSDRLFPGDIAQFAAPGVGVGLLHGACGVLLALRAVGRPEIRPEWRSWLADRVEEAGGWPRGLADGADGIAMSLALLDEPSWAARVCERALAHPAATTAPWWGAGRAGMAVATAELTRSGIPQDPAALDAHLAAVQAAVDAPDTPAGHRPGLIAGWSGVALALLRVAELSGPRRAGRCRELAVAAVRREVPAVVPVGAGILLRDRAGLMPHLGIGTAAFGCAIHALGDAAPPDLRRWSAEAVETLRVPLVLSGGLLRGRTGIALALRRIAGQDPMVGDHRRRLGWHVVPRRLPGGPDRPVHLMLGEHLLRYSADLGTGAAGALLALAGEPTDPLSTVLRFPRP; translated from the coding sequence TGAGTCACCCTTCTTCGACCCGCCCGGCCCCGGGACCGACGACCTGTGCCCCGCCCCGGCCGACACCCCCGCCGGATGGACCGTCGACACCTCGGGGCCCTGGGTCCGCTACCGGTCGCCGCGACCGCTGCCCGGCGCGGGATGGAAGGTGCATGTCAGCGTCGTGCCCGACCGGGCCCGGGACGTCATCCCCCGGGTGGTGGCGATCTGCGTCGACCTCGGACTCAGCGTCAAGACGCTGCGCAGCACCCACCTGGTCCAGCGGATGCAGAGCAAGTACGCCCCGGTGGCCCACTGCGCGAAGACGGTCACCGTCTACCCCCGGGACGCCCGGGACTGCGAGCTGCTGATCGACGCACTCGACGCGGCACTCCGGGACGAGCCCCGCGCGCTGGTCCCCGGCGAACTCCCGATTGCCGGATTGCCGGTCTCCGTCCGGTACGGCGCCTACGTCGAGACCTGGACCACCGGCGCGGACGGCCGACCGACGCCGGGGGTGCGCACCGGCACCGGCATCCAGGCCGATCGCCGGGGCGGTGCCGGGTCTGGGTCCGGGTCCGGGTCCGGGTGCGACGCCGAACCGGAGGTGATCGCCCGGCACCGACGCCGCGCCGAGGCCGACGCCGGAGCTGGTCTGCCGCTCTCCGCGCCGGTGCTGGTGAGCCGGACGGGCTGCGGGGCGCTCTACCGGGCCGTCTGGCGCGACGGCAGCCGGGTGATCGTCAAGGAGGCTCGGCACCACAGCGGCTACGAGCCCGACGGTTCCACCGCCGTCACGCGGCTGCGGCACGAGCACCGGGTGCTGCGCCGACTGGCCGGGTCCGGCGTCGCCCCCGAGGTGGTGGAGTACCTGAGCCAGGGCGGCAGCGACTTCCTGGTGATGACCGACCTCGGTGACCGCTCCCTGCTGCAGGCGATCTCCAGCGATCATCCGCTGGGCGTCCCCGGTGCCGACCCGGCCGCCCTGCACCGGTACGCCCGGTGGTGCGACCGGGTGCTGGCCCGGATCACGGGGCTGGTCGAGCGGATGCACCGGCACGGCGTGGTGCATCGCGACCTGCACCCGGGGAACGTGGTGGTCGGGACGGACACGGTCGGACTGATCGACTTCGAGTCGGCGGCGATCGACGGGACCGCAGTCACCCACGACGTCCGCAATCCGGTCTTCGCCGCCGGGTCCGACCCGCAGGACCTCAGTCCGGAGGTCGACCGGACAGCGATCACCCGGCTCGCCCTGCTGGCCCGGAACCCCGCCGCCGTGCTGCTGTCCCACCGGCCGGACCTCGCGTCGACCCTCGCCGATGAGGCAGCGCTGGCGCCGACCGCCGCACCCGCCCCGGAACCGGGTCCCGAGGCACCCGATCTCGACCCGCTGGTCGACGGCATCGTCGCCTCCGCGGCACCGGGACGCAGCGACCGACTGTTCCCCGGTGACATCGCCCAGTTCGCCGCCCCCGGGGTCGGGGTCGGCCTGCTGCACGGGGCGTGCGGGGTCCTGCTCGCTCTGCGAGCGGTGGGCAGGCCGGAAATCCGCCCGGAATGGCGCTCGTGGCTGGCCGACCGGGTGGAGGAGGCGGGGGGCTGGCCTCGCGGACTGGCCGACGGTGCGGACGGGATCGCGATGTCCCTCGCCCTCCTGGACGAACCGTCCTGGGCCGCCCGGGTCTGCGAGCGCGCGCTGGCGCACCCGGCCGCCACGACCGCGCCCTGGTGGGGAGCGGGGCGGGCCGGAATGGCGGTGGCGACGGCGGAACTGACCCGGTCCGGCATCCCGCAGGACCCGGCGGCGCTCGACGCACATCTGGCCGCGGTGCAGGCGGCGGTCGACGCCCCGGACACCCCCGCCGGACACCGGCCGGGGCTGATCGCCGGATGGTCGGGGGTCGCCCTGGCCCTGCTCCGGGTCGCCGAACTCAGCGGTCCGCGCCGCGCCGGCCGGTGCCGGGAGCTCGCGGTGGCCGCCGTGCGCCGCGAGGTCCCCGCGGTGGTCCCGGTCGGCGCCGGGATCCTGCTGCGCGACCGGGCCGGCCTCATGCCGCACCTGGGCATCGGCACCGCCGCCTTCGGCTGCGCGATCCACGCGCTCGGCGACGCGGCACCACCCGATCTGCGCCGCTGGTCCGCCGAGGCGGTGGAGACGTTGCGGGTGCCCCTGGTCCTGAGCGGCGGGCTGCTGCGCGGTCGGACCGGTATCGCGCTCGCCCTGCGCCGGATCGCCGGCCAGGACCCGATGGTCGGCGACCACCGGCGTCGCCTGGGCTGGCACGTCGTCCCCCGGCGACTCCCCGGCGGACCGGACCGCCCCGTGCACCTGATGCTGGGCGAACACCTGCTGCGCTACTCGGCCGACCTGGGGACCGGTGCCGCCGGAGCGCTGCTGGCCCTGGCCGGCGAGCCCACCGATCCGCTGTCCACGGTGCTGCGATTTCCCCGGCCATGA